Below is a genomic region from Hypomesus transpacificus isolate Combined female chromosome 1, fHypTra1, whole genome shotgun sequence.
AAGAACTAATATGCCTTCTAATCACAGCTGATTACATTCATGGGTAATTTAGCTATTGGAAGTATTGGCTCCTTTGAATTAAACCCACACCCTCTTAACAAGTCCATTACACGAAGGGTGTGCATACGTTTGCTCCAAGAGCATGAACACAAGCAGAGGATAAGTCAGATGTCTTAACGAAGTTTGACTTTCAGGCATCAAAAGCTTAAATATGAGCCTGCCTGATGTTATGCAGAGTTTACAATTCCTCTGCAAAGTTTCACAGCTAAAATAACAGGTTTGGAGGCtgtttgttgttgaaatgtgtgCTTGTGGCTTTGGGGGAATTTTTCAACACTCACTGAGGGAGAAATGCCTGGAATGAGGTGGGAGATATGTGATACTGTACAATCTATCAAACTAGTTTCTTTTCCACAATTAGCTGTTGCGTGCATTGGGTTTTGAAAGAGGTAAGAATATTTGGCTTATCTAATATTATGAAGGGGGGTGTGATGCACTGGCTATTGCCATGGCACTTAGTGAGCTGACTGACGGTCATAGATAGCGAAAGTATGGTGttgcagagagatagagagatagagagatagacacagacacacagacacacaaacagacagacagacagacagacagacacacacaaacagacagacagacccacaaacagatacacagacacacagacacacaaactgacagacacaaacacacagacacaaacagacagacagaacgatGTCTCCCTGTCAGTGAGCAGATGGATGACGTTGTGTTGGGAGATGATAGGAGTTTAGTCAGCCAGTTGGTCGGGGTCACCTAAAAGTCATCCATTAAAGGTCTTTATTCGAAGTGGCAAGGAACAAGCACCAATCCAGTAtatcccctgtccctctctgtatctctttatcaaacaaccaaaaccagCACGCAGGGTGAGGTGGGAAAGAAAGTCATTCTGGCCTGGTGGGTTTGGGACTGCGATGGATATGATGTGGAGATTAAATCCATGGACAGAAGCCTGGAAGGAGCTGCTGCATGTTATGATGCCAAGTCTTGATTTCTCTGTCTGGTTGTGATCGAGACCACACTGCCACCTACTGAAATCGGAGGTCTGGGACTAGCAGGTTTCAGCTCGCAGAATTATCCACTAAAATCTAAATTTCAATGCTTTATTTGCTCATCAAACCAAGGTGCCCAGACAGCACTTCTTTTGTATCCTCACATGTGTTTGTTCcatgttacattacattacacacataacatttacattcttatttatttaacaGACACTTTAATTTCACAACTGTACTTCCGTGTCTGTACAAGGGGAACCACGGAATCATCTTTCACGTTTTCTAAGAATAAACACCCTCCGCTAAATTAGCTGAGGTAGGTTTGGGCGCCCCCAAGGCCTtacctgggttcaaatccgatCCAGGCCTTATGTTAcatgtcatcccctctctctctgcctattCTATCTTGCTGTGAACATTCAAAAGAAATAAAGGCATAAATATACCTAAAAATATATCTCAAAACTGACACAAGTTACGGGTGCTGATCTGTTGGCATCTGTGAAGGCCTGTGTGAGACTACTTGTAAAAAGGGGCTCCGCAAAtaaaaatttgatttgatttaatcgAACTAAACAGAGATCCTGAGCAGGGCTGCGTACCACGTCTCCCTGCTGGGAGGCCTCGAGGAGGCGGTCTCTTCTCTTGTCGGCCTGCTCTGAGGGAAGGAGACATCAATCTCTCACTAATTCCTTCAAGTGTGAAAGGGTCCTTGTGGTCCAGGGCTGTACGTATTGTaacaggggagaagaggaggagaggaggaggagaggagggcccaGGATCCAGGCACCGTGGTCCTGCAGGGGCCACCTGACAGGGAACCAGATGGCGGCAGCATTACCCCAACAAAGGCTATCTAATTAGGGGGAcaatggagggagggtggagcagcCTGCCAAAAGCCGgcatgatggagggatggagggatggagggagaatgAGGGGGTAGCCGGGCAGGCCGTCTGGGACCGATGCTAGTCAATTGCCTACCTACCCTACcctccccatacacacacatgcacccacgtgcgtgcacacacacacacaaatacacacacactccctcctcacccccatcctcctcctggcAGCAATATAAAGGCCTATGACTTTATTACCTCTCATTAACACACATTAGACCACTTGAGCCCCCTGAATGGCGATGACAAATTGAATTAAGCATTTGGAAATAAGTCAGTCCCCACCCATGGCCAGCCTGCCACCATATTGCGCTAAACATTCATGGAGGGAAACCATAAAAAAGCCTGCTATTATGTCTTTGAGAAGCTGTGAATGGTTAAATTCCCCTGGAAATGATGGAGATACCCGGGCCTGTGAGATGAGTTAAGCCTGGCGAGTTAAGTGTGGTATATTATGGAATGTAGCAGATGGTTTAGTcttaaaaatactttttatttgaGCTTTAGTATTGTGGAGTGGGGTGATTGGGATGACAGGGATTGATCAAATGTAACATAACTAATTTTAGTTTTTAGTGATTTTAGTAAGCAGTCTACATATACTTTGCAAAACTTTGCAAAAAAATTTCTAAATCTAAAACCCAGACACAATCTAGTTCCTACTGTTGTACATAAAGTACTATTTAATTAATAGTCATTTAAGTAATTTATGTAATAGCCTATTAAAATTATAGCCAGTTGAGACAAATTAATCACATGAAATTATAAAATTAAAGTAAACAATACCCAATTttcttacatttatatttatgagTTTGTTTATAACAGGCCAGATGCATGGTTGTGCATGTACAATTACAGGACTCCTTCAGTTATGAAGGCTGGCTAAGGCTGACATCTTGTGGAACTTAGTGACACTGCTCTGATTGCAGCAAGCATACTTACCCATGGCCAATCTTTTTGCAACAACGGATGTTTTGGTGTTGATATTTACAAATGTCTCGAAACCATTTTCTATTGGTTAGATAGTGCTACGCTGTCAACGCTGTGAGATTAAAACACGTTTTAATCAATTCCGATCGTTGAAGATGAtaattattataaatatttattcAGAAGATGTTTTGATCCCAAGTGACACGATTTTCACCTTCAGACATCTGAACATGCAGTCAAATGCTTTATATGGAAGCAaaaatcagtgacataatgtttaTAATTTTAACAGGCATTGAacacttaatattgaaatttaaacaacacCGAATGTGTTGGTTTTaaaattcacctctttaaaaatattttttttatttttatgtataaTGAAAAATTCTGATCCAAAAATGTAATGTTTGGAAATTCCGGTAGCTCAAATTGGAACTATGaaattcaaatctcaaaaaatctataacaaaaataataagaatCAGATATTCAAACAAAACTGAATTCAGGCTGATCAAATTGAAATACTGAAATTCAGATAAAAAATTAGCATTTTGGGGATCAGAATTTTGCTGTTCGAATTGGAGCTACCTGAAATTCCAAACCTTAAATAATTGGATCagaattttacatttaaataaatgcaTATTTCTATTTTGGCCCTGATATACTGGGGATCTTCAGGCCCAATCCAATCTCAATTGGCCCTGAAGTATGGAACCCTGGCCCTCCCAGAGAACTGCATCATCCCTGGAGCAGCGCCACATGGACCACTACCACACGTCTTCATGGGTGATGTGGCCTTTCCTCTGCGGAACAACCTCCTAAGCCCCCTCCCTAGGACTAACCTCTCCAGGGAGAAGAGAATGTTCAACTACCTCCTCAGCCGAGCCAGGTTGACAGTCGAGTGTGCGTTTGGTATTCTCTCCAGCCAGTGGAGAATGTATTGGCACTTGGTTGGCTTTAACCCAGCAAAGGCGGAAGTCTGTGTGAAGGCCACCTGCATCTTCCACTACTGCATCCGGAAGTCCAGGAGAGGGGCCAGGAGATGTCCCGCAGCCccggacattgatatggactttgatatggactttgatatggacattgatatggacattgatatggactttgatatggacattgatatggactctgatatggacattgatatggacattgatgtggacattgattcacttcacactagtcactttaaaCACTGTCACTTTAAGCTATAGGtggcactatcagtaacatcgCACAACTGTACTTCACTGTACTTCgacatcaggctcctgtatggtcattgacataatCATTGATTGACCTCTTAATACATCTTCTTGTGCtttttgttttggctacccgcaatgctttgggactatcttgttgttgttattatcagttacctatgcactttgtaaagctctctcttggaagttgctttggataaaagcgtctgctaagtgaatacatgtaaatgtaatagttACTTACACACTGCCACTTTCAGCTGCTGGTTGCATTATCTGTAATTTTGCATTATTACTCattgtactccacctaggttagaataggttatggggttgtaataggttttatgtgtatttaggggtagtataatgtattatttactgttatctgtatatttaggaagttttagtatttaGTGTTAGTATAGTGTAATATTTATTGTTTGTATATTTAGAAAGTTTTACTcatttaagcttagcatagatgtaaattatgttctgtatacttatatgttatgccaggtgtttgcgttgtcttgtcttaagaatttcagtgcccagtctgaccttgtgttgttctgtgtacctgacaatgaAATACCTGAACTTGTCCCGGCTATGAGGGTCTGTTGCTTTGCAGAGGGATCCACGAGTGGGCAGCAACAATGCTGCACATGCAGCAATTCGTGTGAGGGACACATTCACTGCATACTTCAATGCAGAGGGTTCAGCGCCCTGGCAGCAACATGTCATATGGCCTGTGGCATTGAAAAACCAAAGGCACTTTTAAGAGCTCACCaacattaatttaaaaaaaaaaaagctaaaggTTCCAGGTTATTTTCATAATATATAAGCTTAAATCATTGTGTGGTCATGTTGTTTTCTTCATTATTAATTTTCACTACCAACCATTCATAGTAAACAATCGTATCTTAATACCTATCAGCCAAATTCAATAAAAGACACAAAGTTCCGTCAGCGACCATTTCTGTTTTATTACACGTCACTGTGTGGCATGCATCTCCGCCTCCGCCTCAAAAATCATGCGGTGAATATTCAATTTTAATTCTGCCCGCTTGGCTGGTGGGAGTCTTTTGAGCGCAGGTAGAAGGCTTTTAAAAAAAAGGTAATCCTCATCTTCTGCTTGAGGAGGTGGTTGAGAAGCAGGTGCTTGTGCTTTTTCGAGGGCACCAAGAATCCTCTCCTCAAATGATGACAGCCTCTCTTTCCGCACCCTCTTTCGGCCAAAAGATGCTGGGCTCTGGATACTCAATGTAGCCTGACTAGCATGGGAAGCTCTGGCCTTACTGGCAGGGGATTCTGGCtcgctgtctggctgtctgctcTACCTCCAGAAATGGAGCCAGGAACCCCATCAAAGCAGCATACTTCCAGGATTTGTGATTAGTCAAGCCTCCACTCCTGctcaactctttctctctgttcttctccctTTCGTAGCTGTCCAGTAAAAAGTTAAATTTTTCTTTGCAAACCTCAGCTAGAAAGAAATTATttgaaaactgtttaatagacatatacgttgacatgtgtaaaaacgttttttttacattaatcgAAGTCTCTGCTAATCAGTCGATATGACTAGTAGGGAGTctcagccgggctagctagcttagctagttaccacagaacgaagtaaCAGAGAGCTAATGTGAcaagactgaatttgaaagtacaaaaaacccaccaggagcaccgacAACATCGGCGACCCTGCGCCATGCATCATTCTTTTTGTTAGCGTCTACGTATGAAAACAGAGACTCGTCAAACAGGACTGGGTgcgcagccaca
It encodes:
- the LOC124469414 gene encoding transcription factor Adf-1-like gives rise to the protein MEEKLIVCVAAHPVLFDESLFSYVDANKKNDAWRRVADVVGAPAEVCKEKFNFLLDSYEREKNREKELSRSGGLTNHKSWKYAALMGFLAPFLEVEQTARQRARIPCQ